The region TGGCCTCTCTGTCGAAGCGCGTCTCGATGTCTTGGAAGTCCTTGACGAACGAGAGTTCGTGGTGGGACTCCGTGGGGTGGCCGATGTAGCGCGATTCGAGGTCGAACTGCGCCTCTTCGTCGTTGTCGGCGATGTTGCTGAGGTCCTCGTAGACGGCGTGCGCGCCCGAGTGGAGGCCGTAGAGGGTGATGAAGATGTACTTGTAGCCCAAGTCGCCGAGTTCCTCGAACGTTAGCGGGTCCTCCTCTTCGGACCACGCGAACGACGACGAGTAGTTGAACGCGAGGTCGAGGTCCGGATGGGTCTCGTGGATGGTCTCGGCGTACTCGACGGCGTCCTCGCGGGAGGGGTCCGGCATCTCGGGCCAGACCAAATCGACCCCGGCGTCGGCGTAGATGCGGCCGCGTTCGAGGTGTTCCTCCCAGTCGCCGTTCGCGGAGCCGTAGGCGTCGGTCCGGGCGATGATGACCGTGTCCTCGGACTGCTTTGCGTCCACCGCCGCCTCGAACCGGGCGCGGGCCTTGTCGCGGGAGACTATCTGCTTGCCGGCGATGTGGCCGCACCGCTTCGGCGTCGTCTGGTCCTCGATGTGAATCGCGGCGACGCCGGCCTTCTCGTACTCGCGGACGGCGCGGCGGACGTTGTGGATGCCGCCGTACCCCGTGTCGCAGTCCGCGACGACGGGCAGGTTCGTCGCCTCGACCATCCGCTTTGCGTTCTCGACCATCTCGGTCATCGTCACCATCTCCAAGTCCGGGAAGCCGAACTGGCCGAGGACCGTGGAGTAGCCGCTCATGTACGCGGCGTCGAGTCCGGCCATCTCTGCGAGGCGGGCGTCGAGAGCGTGGTAGATGCCCGGCGCGAAGGTGAAGTTCTGCTCGTCGAGAAGGCGGCGGAACTCCCGGCCGGCGGGGTTGTCGATGTCGCGGGTGAACACCTCCTCGGCTCCCATCTCGTCGCCGCCGATGGTCTCCTCGCTCATCGGCTTCCCCCCAGCGTCGATTCGATGCGATTCAGTTGCGTCTTCAGGTCGGCGATTTCGCGGCGGACGTCGTCGTACTCCGCGTCCGGGTCGGTGTCCGTCTCGATGAGGGGGACCAACGGCGCTTCCGCGTCCTCCTCGTCGGTCGGTCGCCGCCTCTGCTCGGTCTGTCGATACCGTCCGGTGGTCGTGTCGATGATGGGAACCAAAGGTGCCTCTCTGTCTTCTTCTTCGGTCGGTCGGCGCGTTCGTTCGGCGGTTCGAGTCCGTCGGGTTCGTCGGGTCGTTCGTGTCATGTTATGTCGCGTATCGGTCGGTCGGGTCGGTCGGTCGTCGGTGTCGTCGCGTTCGTTCGTGCGCGGACGCCTGCTACGTCGGATTTGGTGGTGCGTACGTTCATTCGTCGTCGCCTCACTCCCACGGAGGACCATCGCACGAATAAACATAATGATTGATAGTGATAATATTCTTTAATGAGTTTAATTGTCTTCGGTACCGACGACGCACCCGGCCGAGACGCCGCGTTCGCCACGGTCCGTTTTTCCCCGAAAAACGACGTTCTCGGCGTCTCACCCGTCGATTCTCCCGCATAGACCTGAAGTCGGGGTAGTCCTAACCTCCGCTCGTGAACCCGAACGCGGACCGACCGGACGACGAAAGTGCACCGACACCTGCGTACGAGGAAGTTCGTGCGCCCGTCCTCGTCGTGGGTGCGGGCGCGGCGGGCGCCCGGACGGCCATCGAACTGCAGGAACGCGGCGTCGAACCGTTGGTCGTCGGAAAACGCGACCACGGTGACGCCCACACGACGTGGGCGGCGGGCGGCATCAACGCCGCACTCGGGTCGTTGGACCCCGAGGACGACTGGGCGATTCACGCCGCGGACACCCTGAACGAGGGACACTTCGTCAACGACCCCGAGGCGGTCGAACTCGTCGCGAAGACGATGCCCGACCGAATCCGCGAACTCGACGAGTGGGGTGCGAACTTCGACCGGACCGAAGACGGGAAGATAAACCAGCGCTACTTCGGCGCGCAGTCGTTCCGTCGAACCGTATTCAGGGGCGACGAGACGGGGAGAGCGGTCCTCGACGCCCTCGTCTCGCGCGCGCAGGAGTTGGAGGTTCCCTACCGCGAGAACGTGATGGTG is a window of Halopelagius longus DNA encoding:
- the aceA gene encoding isocitrate lyase, which translates into the protein MGAEEVFTRDIDNPAGREFRRLLDEQNFTFAPGIYHALDARLAEMAGLDAAYMSGYSTVLGQFGFPDLEMVTMTEMVENAKRMVEATNLPVVADCDTGYGGIHNVRRAVREYEKAGVAAIHIEDQTTPKRCGHIAGKQIVSRDKARARFEAAVDAKQSEDTVIIARTDAYGSANGDWEEHLERGRIYADAGVDLVWPEMPDPSREDAVEYAETIHETHPDLDLAFNYSSSFAWSEEEDPLTFEELGDLGYKYIFITLYGLHSGAHAVYEDLSNIADNDEEAQFDLESRYIGHPTESHHELSFVKDFQDIETRFDREAKERIEQSEGFSEEESDPIKSDDD